DNA from Candidatus Hydrogenedentota bacterium:
CCGTAGCCAGACAAGAAGACCGCCGCCAGTGCTATGTCCGGCGGCGGCGTATCTCGAATCGAGGACCGCGAGTATTCAATCGCGCGGCCCCACGCAGGAACGGGCTACTCCGGCTGCGGCATGGGTTCGAGTTTGCCTGTGTCGAAACCTGCTTCGCCCAGCCGCGCCACAATCGCATCGTACACGGCGCTGTCCATTTTCGGGGTGCGGCTCAGAATCCACAACGTGCGCCGGCACTTGTCCGAGACGACTGCGTACTCATATTGCTGACCTAAGTCAATAATCCAGTAGTTTGGACCGAATATTCCCAGGGGGAACGGTCCGAATTGCACGGTGAGCTTGGCATTCGTCGTTGTGTCGGCGACGGTGGCCCGGCCTTCCGCGACCGATTCCTCGCCGTCAAAACTGCCTTCGAACCCCTTGTTCACGACCCGTACACTGCCATCGTCCTGCAGCGTGTACTCCGCTGTCACGCCGACCAGCCCGCGCTCGAAAAACACGGGGTACTTCGCGATTTCGTACCATTTCCCCATGTATTGCGGCACATCGACATAGGCCACGGTTTCCGGCGGATTGAAGCACAGGCAGCCCGACAGGCTGACCGCCATCAAGATTCCGAGTCCCGCCGTTGTAGAGATTGTCTTGAGAGAGTTTCGCATCGTTTGTTCCCACCATGTTCAGACTCCATTAACACCGTGAATGCAAACATTGCCCAACCCGCGGAAAATTCCCCGCGTGCCTCGTGACAGACTGCAGGGAACCTGCGCGCGTCGTCTGGACGCGGTAACCCATGCGCCACGTCCGCTGCGACTTCCATCATGTTCAGCGATGCTGTTCGGGTTAACTCAGGCGGCCGTCCTGTTTGCGCCA
Protein-coding regions in this window:
- a CDS encoding lipocalin family protein; translated protein: MRNSLKTISTTAGLGILMAVSLSGCLCFNPPETVAYVDVPQYMGKWYEIAKYPVFFERGLVGVTAEYTLQDDGSVRVVNKGFEGSFDGEESVAEGRATVADTTTNAKLTVQFGPFPLGIFGPNYWIIDLGQQYEYAVVSDKCRRTLWILSRTPKMDSAVYDAIVARLGEAGFDTGKLEPMPQPE